One genomic region from Candidatus Zixiibacteriota bacterium encodes:
- a CDS encoding outer membrane lipoprotein carrier protein LolA gives MLATVAGLLLTTGISADTDVFEQIKAMLGEDGCSHFEFMSIIESDVFDQVDTATGTAYLARDGRYNIEIGQDKFLCDGEYRYSYSEGSGQVIIEKMEPTSAGDEEFSFIIKLGDFYNTHVVKKNHRYRLVRKSEGGGSYPDSLYVTVDKDTKRLKRFDYLDVNEEANTILFLKQDYRLNCDDTWFQPNFPDSVERVRL, from the coding sequence ATGCTGGCGACGGTAGCCGGGCTGCTTCTGACAACCGGTATTTCAGCGGATACGGATGTCTTCGAGCAGATAAAAGCCATGCTCGGGGAGGATGGTTGCTCTCATTTTGAATTTATGAGCATTATCGAGTCCGATGTTTTCGACCAGGTTGATACGGCTACGGGCACCGCCTATCTTGCCAGGGATGGTCGCTATAATATCGAGATCGGACAAGATAAATTTCTGTGTGACGGTGAATACAGGTATAGTTATTCCGAAGGAAGCGGCCAGGTAATTATCGAAAAGATGGAGCCGACCTCAGCCGGTGACGAGGAATTTTCCTTCATAATAAAGCTCGGCGACTTTTATAACACACACGTAGTGAAAAAGAACCATCGCTATCGGCTCGTCAGGAAATCAGAAGGCGGCGGTAGTTATCCCGATTCGTTGTATGTTACGGTTGACAAAGACACGAAAAGATTGAAACGATTTGACTATCTCGACGTTAACGAAGAAGCGAATACCATCTTGTTTCTCAAACAGGATTATCGTCTTAACTGTGATGATACGTGGTTTCAACCCAATTTTCCGGATTCTGTCGAGAGAGTAAGGCTGTAG